The following are from one region of the Oncorhynchus masou masou isolate Uvic2021 chromosome 24, UVic_Omas_1.1, whole genome shotgun sequence genome:
- the LOC135512707 gene encoding lipoprotein lipase-like, with the protein MGKENTFLVTVWIILANICVSFSSTPEQTLFGNSNSTEWLEDYTDIVSKFSLRTAEIPDDDLCYIVPGQPLTIPKCEFNPGYKTFVVIHGWTVTGLFESWVPKLVTALYKREPKANVIVVDWLTRAQQHYLTSAANTKLVGKDVAKFVNWLQKTLDYPWEKIHLLGYSLGAHVAGIAGLLTNHKVSRITGLDPAGPTFEFADAQSTLSPDDALFVDVLHTNTRGSPDRSIGIQRPVGHVDIYPNGGTFQPGCDLQNTMMMIATTGIRNMDQLVKCSHERSIHLFIDSLVNAAEHQTMAYRCSSKEAFMKGMCLNCRKNRCNKVGYGVNKVRLPRNTKMYLKTREMMPFKLFHYQVKVHFFSSEKLAYTEQPMKISLYGTHDEKTDIPYTMPFLNTNSTVSFLLTTDVDVGELLMVKLRWEKDAYFSWSDIWGKKNFHIRKIRVKAGETQSRVIFSAKDGEYAYLIRGKDDVVFVKSKEDNMSRKEKTMHRLKMQGSHFKNKIA; encoded by the exons ATGGGAAAAGAAAATACCTTTTTGGTCACCGTTTGGATAATTCTGGCAAATATCTGTGTATCTTTTTCAAGTACACCAGAACAAACACTTTTTG GTAACAGCAACTCCACTGAATGGCTTGAGGACTACACAGACATTGTATCCAAGTTCTCCCTGAGAACTGCTGAGATACCGGATGATGACTTGTGCTACATCGTTCCCGGCCAGCCCTTAACCATCCCAAAGTGTGAATTCAACCCTGGGTATAAGACGTTCGTGGTCATTCATGGATGGACG GTCACGGGGCTGTTTGAGAGCTGGGTCCCTAAACTGGTGACAGCGCTGTACAAGAGGGAGCCCAAGGCCAACGTGATTGTGGTGGACTGGTTGACACGGGCGCAGCAGCACTACCTCACCTCCGCTGCCAACACCAAGCTGGTGGGCAAAGACGTGGCCAAGTTTGTTAATTGGCTGCAG AAAACACTCGACTACCCCTGGGAGAAGATACATCTGCTGGGCTACAGTCTGGGTGCTCATGTAGCCGGCATCGCTGGTCTCCTCACCAACCACAAAGTCAGCAGGATCACAG GTTTGGACCCGGCCGGCCCGACCTTTGAGTTTGCTGACGCCCAGAGCACCCTGTCCCCCGACGATGCTCTCTTCGTGGACGTCCTGCACACCAACACCCGGGGCTCCCCAGACCGCAGCATCGGCATCCAGAGACCCGTGGGCCACGTGGACATCTACCCCAACGGAGGAACCTTCCAGCCAGGCTGTGATCTGCAGAACACCATGATGATGATCGCCACCACCGGCATCCGTA ATATGGACCAGCTTGTGAAGTGCTCCCATGAGCGCTCCATCCACCTGTTTATCGACTCACTGGTGAATGCAGCAGAGCATCAGACCATGGCCTACCGCTGCAGCTCCAAGGAGGCCTTCATGAAGGGCATGTGCCTCAACTGCCGTAAGAACCGCTGCAACAAGGTGGGCTACGGTGTCAACAAGGTCCGCCTGCCCCGGAACACCAAGATGTACCTCAAGACCCGCGAGATGATGCCCTTCAAAC TTTTCCATTACCAAGTGAAGGTGCATTTCTTCAGCAGTGAGAAACTGGCCTACACTGAGCAGCCCATGAAAATCTCTCTGTACGGAACCCATGATGAGAAGACTGACATACCTTATACCAT GCCCTTCCTGAACACCAACAGCACTGTGTCATTCCTGCTGACCACTGACGTGGACGTTGGGGAGCTGCTTATGGTCAAGCTGCGCTGGGAGAAAGATGCCTATTTCAGCTGGTCTGACATTTGGGGCAAGAAAAACTTCCACATCCGCAAAATACGTGTCAAGGCAGGGGAGACTCAATCCAG GGTGATCTTCAGCGCTAAAGATGGAGAGTATGCCTACCTCATCAGAGGAAAAGACGACGTAGTCTTTGTCAAATCAAAAGAGGACAACATGAGCCGGAAAGAGAAAAC GATGCACAGACTCAAGATGCAGGGAAGCCACTTCAAGAATAAGATTGCATGA